From one Lotus japonicus ecotype B-129 chromosome 3, LjGifu_v1.2 genomic stretch:
- the LOC130749818 gene encoding lectin-domain containing receptor kinase VI.3-like — translation MASYDFLFFPIFLVATHAFEFQFTGFNNNEISNLTLGGASKIVKPQGTLELTTRTHNTIGHAFYNKPIQMFDKTNNSLQSNVSSFSTCFVFSIVPPPGSSPGGFGLTFAIAPSPQLPGASADHFLGLFNLSNDNNTSNHIFAVEFDTVNGYKDSSDTEGNHVGVNLNSMSSIISEPVAYYAEGTDARKEDFNMEKADAVSAWIEYDGETQILNVTVAPFLVPKPSKPLISKVVDLKSIMKEDMFVGFSASTGQRKASSHFILGWSFSLNGAAPQLNISQLPNPPSKEKDPSSFPWAKVAIGLISALTFTLLCVLCLLTLYKRYTQFETLEDWEMECPHRFRYKDLLIATNGFKESLLIGVGGFGSVYKGVLPSTGNEVAVKRIMSNPMQGMREFAAEIESLGRLRHKNLVNLQGWCKNKNDLILIYDYIPNGSLDSLLYNENLALDWDQRFKILKGVAAGLLYLHEEWEKVVIHRDVKSSNILIDEELNARLGDFGLARLCDHDQVSHTTSVVGTIGYMAPELTRTAKASTSSDVYAFGVLLLEVVAGKRPVGSGQFFLVDWVIENLQLGQILKVVDPNLDSVYDEEEVELVLKLGLLCTQQGASYRPTMKQVTRYLNFDDPLPDFDWRHYDDSLSSRTSSSFLGDMSSSSYTLSSIGRSAILSIETTR, via the coding sequence ATGGCTTCTTATGACTTCCTCTTCTTTCCCATTTTCCTAGTTGCTACCCATGCTTTTGAGTTTCAATTCACTGGATTCAATAACAATGAAATTAGCAACCTCACCCTTGGTGGAGCTTCCAAAATTGTCAAACCCCAAGGTACACTTGAGCTCACCACTCGAACACACAATACTATAGGCCATGCATTCTACAACAAACCAATTCAAATGTTTGACAAAACAAACAATTCACTTCAATCAAATGTTTCTTCCTTCAGCACATGCTTTGTCTTCTCAATTGTACCCCCACCAGGTTCTTCCCCTGGCGGCTTTGGCCTCACCTTCGCCATAGCTCCCTCGCCGCAACTTCCCGGAGCTTCCGCGGACCATTTCCTTGGCCTCTTCAACTTATCCAATGATAACAATACCTCAAACCACATCTTTGCTGTTGAATTTGACACAGTGAATGGTTACAAAGACTCATCAGACACTGAAGGGAACCATGTTGGAGTGAATTTGAACAGCATGTCCTCAATTATCTCTGAGCCTGTGGCTTACTATGCAGAAGGCACTGATGCAAGGAAGGAAGATTTCAACATGGAGAAAGCTGATGCTGTTTCTGCTTGGATAGAATATGATGGTGAGACACAAATTTTGAATGTAACAGTAGCCCCTTTTTTAGTACCAAAACCAAGCAAACCTCTTATATCTAAAGTCGTTGATCTTAAGTCTATCATGAAGGAAGACATGTTTGTTGGTTTCTCAGCTTCAACAGGACAGAGAAAAGCAAGTTCTCATTTTATTTTGGGATGGAGTTTTTCATTGAATGGAGCTGCTCCTCAACTCAACATTTCACAGCTTCCAAATCCACCAAGCAAGGAGAAAGATCCATCCTCATTTCCTTGGGCCAAGGTTGCAATTGGCTTAATCTCTGCTTTGACATTTACCTTGTTGTGTGTTTTATGTTTACTAACACTTTACAAGAGATACACGCAATTTGAAACTCTTGAGGACTGGGAGATGGAGTGTCCTCACAGATTCAGATATAAAGATCTTCTCATTGCAACCAATGGTTTCAAAGAGAGCCTGCTAATTGGAGTTGGAGGGTTTGGTTCTGTTTACAAAGGTGTGTTGCCTAGCACAGGAAATGAGGTTGCTGTTAAAAGAATCATGAGCAACCCAATGCAAGGAATGAGGGAATTTGCAGCTGAGATTGAAAGCTTAGGAAGATTGAGGCACAAGAATTTGGTCAATCTTCAAGGGTGGTGTAAGAACAAGAATGATCTAATCCTAATCTATGATTACATTCCAAATGGGAGTCTTGATTCACTTCTATACAATGAAAATCTTGCTTTGGATTGGGATCAGAGGTTTAAAATTCTCAAAGGGGTAGCTGCTGGTTTATTATATCTTCATGAAGAGTGGGAGAAAGTGGTGATTCATAGAGATGTGAAATCTAGTAACATTCTAATTGATGAGGAATTGAATGCTCGTTTAGGTGATTTCGGGCTAGCGAGGCTTTGTGATCATGATCAAGTGTCACACACAACAAGTGTGGTTGGCACAATTGGGTACATGGCACCAGAGTTAACTAGGACTGCAAAAGCTTCTACAAGCTCTGATGTGTATGCATTTGGGGTTCTGCTACTTGAAGTTGTTGCTGGGAAAAGACCAGTGGGCTCAGGTCAGTTTTTCTTGGTGGATTGGGTTATTGAAAATCTCCAACTTGGTCAGATTCTTAAAGTGGTTGATCCTAACCTGGATTCAGTTTATGATGAGGAAGAAGTGGAGTTGGTTCTGAAATTGGGTCTCCTTTGCACTCAACAAGGAGCAAGTTATAGGCCAACCATGAAACAAGTGACTAGGTACCTAAATTTTGATGACCCTCTACCTGATTTTGATTGGAGACACTATGATGATTCTCTGAGCAGCAGAACGAGCTCAAGTTTCTTAGGAgacatgtcttcatcctcatacACCTTGTCCTCCATTGGTAGGAGTGCAATATTGTCTATAGAAACTACTAGATAG